The DNA sequence TACGTTGAAGAACAAGGGTCTTCATATAGCCATTGCCGATCCTGCGTCTGCTCCCTTTGGCAAGGCTGCCGTAGAATACCTCAAATCCCAAGGAATTTACGATGATCTCATGAAAGAAAAAAGGCTGGTAATAATGGGAAGCGTCGAGCAGGCAGCTTTAGCTGCAAAAAGCGGCGGAGCCGACATTGGGATATTCTCGCTTTCCATAGCCAAGAAGCTCAACGGGGGAAATTATGTGATCCTTCCCGTAGATCCGCTGGAAAACAGCGGCGGGCTCGTAAAGGGCAAGGACACGGAGAATCTCAAGAATTTTTGGAGCTACATGAGGTCTGAAGCCGCCGACGATATATGGAAGAAGTGGGGCTTTGAGCCCGTGCACGGCAAATGATATCTTCCCTCATCATCAGCTTAAAGGTCTTGGCCATAGATGTCCCCTTGCTGTTGATAATAGGCGTAGCTTTGGGTTGGATCCTGGCCAAGACCGAATTTAAGGGAAAGGACCTCCTCGACGTGCTGGTAATACTTCCTATAGCCCTGCCTCCCTCCGTTCTTGGACTTTATCTTCTGATGACCTTAAGCCATATCCCCTTCATCAGAGAAGCGGAGGTCCTTTTTTCCTTCCCTGCAGCTGCCTTGGCCCCGCTTTTTCCGTCGTTGCCCATAATGATACAGGCCGCCAGGTCCGGGTTCTCATCGGTGGACAGGCAGCTTGAGCAGGCAGCAAGGACGCTGGGTGACAGCGAATTCAAGATCTTCTGGAGGATAACATTTCCCCTGTCGCGCCTTTCCATCATGGCAGGACTGGCTCTGGCATCCATGAGGGCCCTTGGGGACTTCGGGGTTACCCTGATGATAGCTGGCAACATCCCCGGCAGGACGCAGACCTTGCCGCTATTTATATACAGCAACGTGGAAGCCATGAATTTTCTTGAAGCAAACATAGCAGCTTTGCTGCTCACGATTCTTGGGATAGCAAGTTTATTGATCGTAAAGAAACTGGAGGGAAGGCATATTGAACTGTCTTGAAGCAAGCTTCTCAAAGGATTTGGGAAGCTTTTCTTTAAGGATCTCCTTTGAGTTGGGAGAGGAAATAGCTGCCCTCTTTGGCCCAAGCGGCGCAGGCAAAAGCTTAACTTTAAAGATATTGGCCGGACTGGATCGTCCCAAAGAGGGCAGAATTGTCCTAAACGGCCGCGTCCTGTATGACTCCGCTTCTTCCGTCTTCGTCAAGGCATGCCAAAGAAGGATAGGGTTGGTCTTCCAGGAGTTGGCGTTATTCCCCCACATGACTGCACTTGAAAATGTTGCCTATGGACTTAAAGGGCCAAACAAATGGAAGATTGCAAGACAGTGGCTGGATAGGGTAAAACTTGAAGGCCTTTATGACAGGATGCCAAACCAGCTTTCGGGCGGGCAAAGGCAACGCGTCGCACTGGCCAGGGCCCTGGCCCCTAAGCCGGATCTTCTGCTGTTAGATGAGCCCTTTAGCGCACTGGATGGCCCCATGCGGAGGGCCCTGAGAAGGGAGCTTAAAAAATTATCACTAGAAAGTCAGACGCCGACCATATACGTCACCCACGATATAGAAGATGTATGCTCGTTGGCAAGCAGGGTATTTTTGATACGTGACGGCAAGACGCTTGCCTCAATTGACGTCGATAAGCTATGGGATCCTCATGCTCAGGAAAGCATCTGGCATTCCCTTGGATGGGGGACTTTGATACACGGCAAGATCGAAGAAGATGGAGGAAGCCTCTATTTCAAATGGGACAAGGGCAGGCTTAAAGTGTCGTGTTCTCGTCACTTGATCGGAGAGGCGTCCGTCTTCATACACCCCAACCACGTTAAGCTTCTATATCCTGATGTTCCTGTCGACCCCGAGCTTGAGGCTAACGTTATAGAGGGGAAGATAATCGAAAAGATAGAGATCAACGGTTCGGTGCGACTTTACATAAAAGGTTCCGGCATAGAGTGGCATGCAGAATATCCAGGCGATTCCTACTTGATGCTTGAGATTAAAGAGGGCCAAAGCGTGCTGTTCAGCATAGCGCCGTCCAAGATATCCCTATTGACGCCATGTTTTAATTCAGTAAGTTAAAATGAACTTCTCTTTTTAGCAGAATTTGTGGTAAAATCCTAGTATCCTGGGGGAGTCGGTTAACCGACTGAGAGGAAGCTTGAGGCTGCTTCGACCCCTAGAACCTGATCCGGGTCATGCCGGCGTAGGGAAGGTACTAGCTTTAATCCTCTAAAATGAGTTGCTTTCCCGATGTGCCGACTGATCCTTATCATTAAGGAGGTCGGCTTAAGTTTGTTAAAGGTGTGTAATATAAGCAAGATTTATCCAGATCTCGCGGTATTTACGAACTTAAGCTTCACGGTAGAAAGCGGAAGCTTTACCGCCTTTCTTGGCCCTTCAGGGTGTGGCAAAAGCACCATGTTTCGCGTAATCGCGGGCATAGAGCCCTTTGACGGAGGCTCCATGGAATGGAAGGGCTTAAGGGTACAAAACTTGAAAGAAAATGCCGCGATGATGCTTCAAAAGGATCTGCTGCTTCCCTGGTTCGACATCTTGGATAACGTCTTGATCCCCATAAAGACCTTGAACAAAGACTTAAATACAGGAAAATCAGAGGCAAAACGGTTACTCTCGCGATTTGGCCTGTCGGGGTTCGAACATTACTTTCCCAATCAAATCTCGGGTGGTATGCGCCAAAGAGCTGCTTTAGTGCGAACATTGCTCTTTGACAGGGAAGTATTTTTGCTGGATGAACCGCTCTCTGCCCTTGACGCCTTAACCAGGCGAATGCTTCAAAGCGAAATCATGCGCATTCAACTCGAATTTAACAAGACCGTATTGATGATCACCCATGACGTGATGGAAGCCTTGATGCTGGCTGATAAGGTATTTTTGCTCTCTCATCTGCCAATGCGCATCATAAAAGAGATCAACCTGAGAGACTTGCCGAAACCCAGATATCATCTTGACTCAAAACTGGCCGAGATGGCAGAGGATATATTTTCCACGCTAAAGGGGGAGCTCGTCGATGTATAGGCGAACCTCCCTTTTGGTAGTGGTTGTAGTCCTCCTGGCTTGGGAAGCTCTAGTAAGGACTTTGGGAATCCCCAAGTTCATCCTTCCTCCTCCAAGCCTCATATTATCCACTTGCTTTTATCAAGCGCCCTTGCTTTTTGAAAATACGCTAATCACCGCTGTTGAAATTTTCCTCGGGCTATTTATAAGCCTTGCCATATCCATACCGCTTGCTATAGCGATGTTTCGCTTTCCGGGCATGGAAGCCGCGGTAACTCCCTTTTTGGTGATATCCCAGGCCATCCCCATATTTGCCCTGGCTCCGCTGCTAGTGATATGGTTCGGATACGGCCTCATAAGCAAGGTTGTAATGGCAACGATAGTCATATTTTTCCCTCTCACCGTCTCTTTGCACTCCGGCTTTAAGCAGGTCGATCCCGATTACGGGGTGTTATTTGACTTGCTTGACGCGCCCTTCCGAAAGAAGATGCGCTTGCTTTATTGGCCTGCCGCGCTGCCATCCTTCTTTGCCGGCCTTAAGATGGCCGTCGCCGTCGCAACTATCGGAGCAGTGCTAGGGGAATGGGTGGGATCTCAAAGGGGCTTAGGGTACCTGATGATCCAGATGAACGCCAGGCTCAGGACGGATATGCTCTTTGCAGCCCTGGTATGGTTAAGTGCCATGGGCATGGGGCTTTGGTTTGTGGTGAGCAAGCTGGAAAAGCGTTTCCTGTTTTGGCTCAACAACACGAAGGGTTAGGCAAAAAGGAGAAATTTAAGGGGAGGCGATCTTAAAGTGAAACGAGTAGGTTTGGCATTGCTAGTGGTTATTCTTCTCTCTGTTCCGGCATGCGGGGAAAGCTTGACATTGGTGCTCGATTGGTTCCCCAATATAGACCATTTGCCGCTTTACGTAGCCCAAGAAAGGGGATTTTTTGCCGAAGCAGGCCTGAAGGTAAACATAGTATCGCCATCGGAAACTGCCGATGCCCTGAAACTGGTGGCTGCAGGCAAATCGGAGCTTGGAATAAGCTATGAACCGCAGGTCCTGGTCGCCACGTCCGAAAAAGTTCCCGTGACCGTCGTTGGAAGGCTCATAGGCCACCCTCTGTCAACCGTCCTTTACATAAAGGGCCGCGGCATAGGAAAACCTGCAGACCTTAGCGGAAGGCCCATGGGATACACCGTAGCCGGGATGGAGGACGTATTGGCCAAGGCCTTTTGCGACCTGAACGGGATTAAAGATTATAAGTTGGTCCATCTCGAGTTCGCCATAGTGCCATCCCTCATCTCCGGAAAGGTTGATTCAGTTATGGGCGGCTTTAGAAACTACGAAGTCGTGGAGCTTGAGCTTCAAGGCTACAAGCCCGGCTATTTTGCCCTGGAAGAACACGGTTTTCCCGATTACGACGAGCTCGTGGTGATAGCCAACCCCCAATTTGTCAAAGAAAACGAAAAGGCGATAGTCTCATTTAGAAATGCCCTATCCAAGGCCATCGCCGAGATCAAAAAAGACCCCCAAAGCGCATTGACGGATTACTTCAAAGCCATACCGGAATCCGACAAAAAGCTTGAAAGGCTCGCCTTGGAAAAGACATTGCCGTTTTATGCAGAAGACCAAAATTTAAGTGTCGATAGATGGAAGACCTTCGCTGATTTTGCCCTTAAAGTCGGACTCATAAGCCGCCCGGTTGAGGTAGAACCAATACTGTGGACGGAATGAAAATTAAAAATTTAGGGGGTATGAAACATGACGAGGACTGCCACAAAAAACATGGCCATGGCGGCTTTGTTCGCCGCCATGGCAGTGCTGCTTTCGGGCTTTAGCATCCCCGTAGGACCAACCCGTTGTTTTCCCTTTCAACATGCGGTCAACGCAATAGCAGGGGTAATGCTCGGTCCATGGTGGGCAGCCGGTGCAGCTTTTACTGCAAGCCTTATAAGAAACACGTTGGGAACGGGAACGCTTTTTGCCTTTCCGGGAAGCATCCCCGGAGCTTTAGTGGTGGGCTTCATGGCAAGATTGTTTAAGGACAAAAGGCGCTACGCAGCGTTGACGGAGCCGTTGGGCACGGGGTTTATCGGAGCTGCGATAAGCGTTTATATACTGGCACCGGCCATGGGAAGGGAGACGACCCTGTGGCTCATAATGTCCGCCTTTCTTTTGAGCAGCATCCCCGGTTCCATTATGGGATTCGCCCTTCTTGTCGCGCTCAACAAGACACATTGGCTTCAAAAAAACGTTGGCAGATCCCCTGTGTAATGCTAATCTTATCTGCATAAAACGGTCGTTATTAGGAGTGGTAATCGTTGAAGAACTTTATGCTTATCATAGAGCTTGGCGGACCCTGCATGTATCCCATAATCGCACTTTCCATAGTGGGGCTGGCGGTAGTCATAGAACGCCTGTGGTTTTACAAGAAATCCTGGGTCAATCCCGGACCACTCGAGCGCAAGCTTGGAGAGCTTCTTTACAAAGGAGACGCAGAAGGGGCCTCCAGGCTAGTCCGCGAAAGGGAGACCTCCCTACATCGTCTGTTTCGTGCAGCAGTGGATCATTGGCAAGCACCTCCCGATGCGCTCAAGATGCTCCTCGAACAGGAGGTACGTCACGAGATATACAGGTGGGAAAAGGGCCTCATGTTGCTTTCCGCCGTTGCCAGGGTGGAACCCCTGCTCGGGTTGCTTGGAACGGTGCTTGGAATCGTGGAGGTCTTTCGGGCCGTTGCTGCTGCCGCTGAAGGTTCTGCCAACATGGCCATGCTTGCCTCGGGAATTTGGGAGGCCTTACTTACGACAGTTGCAGGGCTGGTCGTGGCCATACCTGCCGTGTTGTGTTACACGTGGTTTTCCTCCAAGATCGAGGCAGCAGAAGAGGCTTTATGTAGGGGAAGCGATTTTATCCTCCGCGAAAAGATCTTAAGAGGCTAAGGGGCATGGTCGGTCTAAAAAAAATCAGCTCGACATTGCTGTTAGCTTTCCTATCTTGGGTGATTTTGGGATTACTTTTTCCAAATTCAGCTTTTGCGTTTAAAACTTATAAAAGGATAGTCTCTTTAGCACCAAGCGTCACGGAATCTCTGTATTTTCTGGGTTCCATTGATTCCGTAGTAGGAGTGACCGACTACGATACATTCCCGCCTGACGTCTCAAACAAGCCAAGCGTCGGAGGTAACGTAGACCCTTCCCTTGAAAAAATAATCAACCTAAAGCCGGACCTCGTCATAGGAGAGAAAATTTTTCACCATGATCTACTAAATCGACTTCAGGCCTTCAATATAGATACGTTGGAATTAACGTTGCACCATAGGCTAAGCCACGTTAAAGAGGCTTTTTTTAAGATAGCAGAAAAAGTTAACAGGATCGAAAGAGCAAAAAAGGTATGGCAAGACATCGATAGTGGATTGGGGCAAAGAAGGTCGCAACTTGCGGCAAGGATCAATAAGCCGACATCCATGCTGGTAATAGTGTGGCATGACCCTTTGATAGTGGCCGGAGGATGGAGCTACATCGGCGATATAATGAATGCGATAGGCATTAAAAATGCTGCCGACAGCAAAAAGTTCTCCTTTCCGGTGATCAGCAGGGAGGAGTTGTTGCTTTGGAACCCCGATGTCATACTCCTGGTTCAGACTAAGAAGGGAATGTCAATAAATGCAGAGGAATTCATGAAGGTCACCGGAAATCTGCCGTTAAAGGCAAAAATAGTCTCATTTGAATCGGAAGTCCTGCTTCATCCCGGGCCAAGGGTCCTTGAAAGTGCAGACGTCTTAATCAAAGCTATTGATATGGCATCCAAGGAGGCAAATAAATGAGGTCAAAGAGGGATATTCCCGAGGTCGAATTGACCTCTTTAGTGGACATCATATTTCAACTCATCCTCTTTTTCGTCATAGCCACCACTTTCGTCGAAGGGGGCATTACCGTAGCTCTGCCCAAGGGCAAGGGAGATCCCCTAAAGAACACCCCTCTTGTCATTAACGTCAACCATGACGGAACTATAGTGCATAACGGCAAAGCGGTAGACATTGACGAAGCGGTAAAGTTGGCTCAGGATGCCAATTCCAAGGGGCGGACGATACTTCTTGCGGGAGACAAAAGCGCGACCTACGGCAAGGTAGTTAACGTCTTGGATGCCTTAAAACAAGCCGGCATCGATGAAGTATCCCTTGCGGTAGGAGGAGGCGAAGGGAACGGCCAATGAGCGATAATGTCAGAAGATGGGCGCTTCCCATCTTGTTGAGCCTCATTATCCATTGCGCTGCAGTTTTAGCGATCAATGTTCCGCCAAAACTGCAGGTCAGATCTTCGACGCCTGCAAAGACGATTAACGTCAAACTCGTATCGATAGAGACGAACGCTGCAAAAGGCAAAGTCATTGCCACAAACACCCTGCCGTCAAGAAAGACGAACAACCCTCCTGCCGTGGCAACCGATAAAGCCCCTAAAGCTGCCATCAACAAGGAAAAACGCATCGACAAGCCAAAGCCTCCAGTCAAGACCGACGATAAAAAAATACCTTCCGAGACTCACGTAACGGATCAAAACAAAGGCGATCAGATAGCCTTAGGGAACGCGGATAGCGACTTAAAGGATAGGGGACAAAATCTTAGTGCCTCTGCAGAATACGAAGAAGGCAAGGGCGGACCCTCCGATGCTTTAAATTTTGCAAACGAGGGATCGCTTGAGCAGGAAGAGAAAGTGCCTCCAATTGCAAGCGACCTCGATATCGTTCGAGGCGCCAAGCCGGTATATCCCCTGGCTTCCAGGCGACGCGGAGAAGAGGGAACGGTACTTATATATGTGCGCCTTTCGCATGACGGTGCCGTCGTCGAGGCCAAGGTATACAAATCCAGCGGATACGAACAACTGGACGAAAGTGCTCTTAAGGCCGTCAAAAGGTGGGTTTTCAAGACCTCGAAGGAAAGTGAATTGCTGGTGCCAGTGATATTCAAGCTAAATCCTTAGATTATGTAAAATCATTACAATTAATGCGAAATTATCACGTTAAAAGTTAGTATCATCTAACGAAATCCCCTTTTTGCCAATTTCAAAAAATTTGATCTTATAGGCGTAACAGTGCCCTTGATTTTTAAGATGTATAATTAATATAATTAAGATTAGGCGCGGTCAATAAAACTTGGAAAAGGAGGATTGGATCGATGGAGGAAGAGAGCAAGAAAAGCGGTTTTATGAGTTGGTATTTCGGGTCAAATTTGCTGAAGCGGATATTGGCAGGGCTCATATTAGGCGTTATCGCGGGTCTCTTATTGAAGGAAAAGATACTCTGGGTTCAACCCTTTGGGGATTTATTCATCCGACTTTTAAAGATGATAGTCGTTCCTGTGATACTGTTCAGCCTGATCGTAGGTACGGCAAGCATTAGCCCTTACCGCTTGGGCAAGGTTGGCGTCAAGATAATCGTCTACTACTTGCTCACAACCGTCTTTGCCGTCGCCATAGGCCTGATCTTCGGCAACCTGTTTAAGCCCGGATTGGGCTTAGAGCTTGCCGGAGGCGAAGTGGCAGGAGTCACCTTGTCTAAACCGTCGCTGACAAACACGCTTCTTAACATAGTGCCCACAAACCCGGTCGAATCTTTATCCAAGGGTGACGTGCTTCCCATCATTTTCTTCGCGCTTCTTTTCGGCATAGGGCTTTCCTTCCTTCGAGAGAGCGAAAACGAGGAGCTAAAACATTCTGCCAACATAGTTTACGGATTTGCGAACGGCGCAGCCGAGGTAATGTACAAGATCGTGCGCGGCATAATGGAGTATGCTCCTATCGGCGTATTCGCCTTGGTAGCGGTGATACTGGCCAAGGAAGGATCGCGCGTAATTGGACCTTTAGCTACGGCAGTTGCAGCGGAGTATTTAGCCATAGTTGTGCATGTGGCAGTAATTTATGGATTGATCTTAAAGTTTTTCGGCTTACGTCTGACAAAATTTTTATCCCATGCCAAGGAGGCCATGATAACCGCCTTCGTCACCAGGAGCAGCAACGGGACCCTTCCCGTATCCATGGCATGTGCAGAAAATATGGGGATACCCAAAGGCATATATTCCTTTACGCTCCCGCTTGGGGCAACCATCAACATGGACGGAACGGCCATTTATCAGGGAGTTTGCGCCTTGTTCATAGGATTTGCCGTAGGTCATGATCTGACCCTCTCGGATCAGCTCATCATCATACTTACTGCACTGCTTGCGTCAATAGGAACTGCCGGGGTCCCCGGAGCCGGAGCCATCATGTTGCTGTTGGTCCTAGATTCGATCGGGCTACCAGTTGAACCGGGCACTCCTGTAGCTGCTGCTTATGCTATGGTCCTTGGAGTCGATGCCATATTTGACATGGGCAGGACCTGTATAAACGTAACCGGCGATCTCGTGGGAACGAGCGTAGTTGCCAAAAGCGAAGGAGAGCTGGATATCTCGAAATGGCAATAATTAAGGGGGCAAGCGCCCCCT is a window from the Acetomicrobium flavidum genome containing:
- the modA gene encoding molybdate ABC transporter substrate-binding protein, giving the protein MLSGMKKGFLIAIGVVFITSLLTSFVFAASYKDVVAVAASIHECINDLASQYEKQGLGKAPEVVSGASGKLASQIIAGAPFGLFLSASPEWTKKLADEGHLYDVHPMATAPVVAWWQKDEPISTDTLKNKGLHIAIADPASAPFGKAAVEYLKSQGIYDDLMKEKRLVIMGSVEQAALAAKSGGADIGIFSLSIAKKLNGGNYVILPVDPLENSGGLVKGKDTENLKNFWSYMRSEAADDIWKKWGFEPVHGK
- a CDS encoding molybdate ABC transporter permease subunit translates to MISSLIISLKVLAIDVPLLLIIGVALGWILAKTEFKGKDLLDVLVILPIALPPSVLGLYLLMTLSHIPFIREAEVLFSFPAAALAPLFPSLPIMIQAARSGFSSVDRQLEQAARTLGDSEFKIFWRITFPLSRLSIMAGLALASMRALGDFGVTLMIAGNIPGRTQTLPLFIYSNVEAMNFLEANIAALLLTILGIASLLIVKKLEGRHIELS
- a CDS encoding ABC transporter ATP-binding protein; the encoded protein is MNCLEASFSKDLGSFSLRISFELGEEIAALFGPSGAGKSLTLKILAGLDRPKEGRIVLNGRVLYDSASSVFVKACQRRIGLVFQELALFPHMTALENVAYGLKGPNKWKIARQWLDRVKLEGLYDRMPNQLSGGQRQRVALARALAPKPDLLLLDEPFSALDGPMRRALRRELKKLSLESQTPTIYVTHDIEDVCSLASRVFLIRDGKTLASIDVDKLWDPHAQESIWHSLGWGTLIHGKIEEDGGSLYFKWDKGRLKVSCSRHLIGEASVFIHPNHVKLLYPDVPVDPELEANVIEGKIIEKIEINGSVRLYIKGSGIEWHAEYPGDSYLMLEIKEGQSVLFSIAPSKISLLTPCFNSVS
- a CDS encoding ABC transporter ATP-binding protein, which gives rise to MCNISKIYPDLAVFTNLSFTVESGSFTAFLGPSGCGKSTMFRVIAGIEPFDGGSMEWKGLRVQNLKENAAMMLQKDLLLPWFDILDNVLIPIKTLNKDLNTGKSEAKRLLSRFGLSGFEHYFPNQISGGMRQRAALVRTLLFDREVFLLDEPLSALDALTRRMLQSEIMRIQLEFNKTVLMITHDVMEALMLADKVFLLSHLPMRIIKEINLRDLPKPRYHLDSKLAEMAEDIFSTLKGELVDV
- a CDS encoding ABC transporter permease, with the translated sequence MYRRTSLLVVVVVLLAWEALVRTLGIPKFILPPPSLILSTCFYQAPLLFENTLITAVEIFLGLFISLAISIPLAIAMFRFPGMEAAVTPFLVISQAIPIFALAPLLVIWFGYGLISKVVMATIVIFFPLTVSLHSGFKQVDPDYGVLFDLLDAPFRKKMRLLYWPAALPSFFAGLKMAVAVATIGAVLGEWVGSQRGLGYLMIQMNARLRTDMLFAALVWLSAMGMGLWFVVSKLEKRFLFWLNNTKG
- a CDS encoding ABC transporter substrate-binding protein is translated as MKRVGLALLVVILLSVPACGESLTLVLDWFPNIDHLPLYVAQERGFFAEAGLKVNIVSPSETADALKLVAAGKSELGISYEPQVLVATSEKVPVTVVGRLIGHPLSTVLYIKGRGIGKPADLSGRPMGYTVAGMEDVLAKAFCDLNGIKDYKLVHLEFAIVPSLISGKVDSVMGGFRNYEVVELELQGYKPGYFALEEHGFPDYDELVVIANPQFVKENEKAIVSFRNALSKAIAEIKKDPQSALTDYFKAIPESDKKLERLALEKTLPFYAEDQNLSVDRWKTFADFALKVGLISRPVEVEPILWTE
- the thiW gene encoding energy coupling factor transporter S component ThiW, translating into MTRTATKNMAMAALFAAMAVLLSGFSIPVGPTRCFPFQHAVNAIAGVMLGPWWAAGAAFTASLIRNTLGTGTLFAFPGSIPGALVVGFMARLFKDKRRYAALTEPLGTGFIGAAISVYILAPAMGRETTLWLIMSAFLLSSIPGSIMGFALLVALNKTHWLQKNVGRSPV
- a CDS encoding MotA/TolQ/ExbB proton channel family protein, which gives rise to MKNFMLIIELGGPCMYPIIALSIVGLAVVIERLWFYKKSWVNPGPLERKLGELLYKGDAEGASRLVRERETSLHRLFRAAVDHWQAPPDALKMLLEQEVRHEIYRWEKGLMLLSAVARVEPLLGLLGTVLGIVEVFRAVAAAAEGSANMAMLASGIWEALLTTVAGLVVAIPAVLCYTWFSSKIEAAEEALCRGSDFILREKILRG
- a CDS encoding ABC transporter substrate-binding protein — translated: MVGLKKISSTLLLAFLSWVILGLLFPNSAFAFKTYKRIVSLAPSVTESLYFLGSIDSVVGVTDYDTFPPDVSNKPSVGGNVDPSLEKIINLKPDLVIGEKIFHHDLLNRLQAFNIDTLELTLHHRLSHVKEAFFKIAEKVNRIERAKKVWQDIDSGLGQRRSQLAARINKPTSMLVIVWHDPLIVAGGWSYIGDIMNAIGIKNAADSKKFSFPVISREELLLWNPDVILLVQTKKGMSINAEEFMKVTGNLPLKAKIVSFESEVLLHPGPRVLESADVLIKAIDMASKEANK
- a CDS encoding ExbD/TolR family protein → MRSKRDIPEVELTSLVDIIFQLILFFVIATTFVEGGITVALPKGKGDPLKNTPLVINVNHDGTIVHNGKAVDIDEAVKLAQDANSKGRTILLAGDKSATYGKVVNVLDALKQAGIDEVSLAVGGGEGNGQ
- a CDS encoding energy transducer TonB; protein product: MSDNVRRWALPILLSLIIHCAAVLAINVPPKLQVRSSTPAKTINVKLVSIETNAAKGKVIATNTLPSRKTNNPPAVATDKAPKAAINKEKRIDKPKPPVKTDDKKIPSETHVTDQNKGDQIALGNADSDLKDRGQNLSASAEYEEGKGGPSDALNFANEGSLEQEEKVPPIASDLDIVRGAKPVYPLASRRRGEEGTVLIYVRLSHDGAVVEAKVYKSSGYEQLDESALKAVKRWVFKTSKESELLVPVIFKLNP
- a CDS encoding dicarboxylate/amino acid:cation symporter yields the protein MEEESKKSGFMSWYFGSNLLKRILAGLILGVIAGLLLKEKILWVQPFGDLFIRLLKMIVVPVILFSLIVGTASISPYRLGKVGVKIIVYYLLTTVFAVAIGLIFGNLFKPGLGLELAGGEVAGVTLSKPSLTNTLLNIVPTNPVESLSKGDVLPIIFFALLFGIGLSFLRESENEELKHSANIVYGFANGAAEVMYKIVRGIMEYAPIGVFALVAVILAKEGSRVIGPLATAVAAEYLAIVVHVAVIYGLILKFFGLRLTKFLSHAKEAMITAFVTRSSNGTLPVSMACAENMGIPKGIYSFTLPLGATINMDGTAIYQGVCALFIGFAVGHDLTLSDQLIIILTALLASIGTAGVPGAGAIMLLLVLDSIGLPVEPGTPVAAAYAMVLGVDAIFDMGRTCINVTGDLVGTSVVAKSEGELDISKWQ